The proteins below are encoded in one region of Natronococcus sp. CG52:
- a CDS encoding ArsR family transcriptional regulator: MHPKTQSTNAGGGGQGDPDAFDSWTALQKSTDRTRANLIADIVGHPKGAPSVTELDYMNPSLEADAIRRHLTILREVAVVEELVVETGNRIRGYPYKFYRLSDAARELFDRNDLFPREAWRRQYARVQRTGEIKDVEEMPRPTAD; this comes from the coding sequence ATGCACCCGAAGACGCAGTCGACGAACGCCGGCGGCGGGGGGCAGGGTGACCCCGACGCGTTCGATTCGTGGACGGCGCTCCAGAAGTCGACCGACAGGACTCGAGCGAACCTGATCGCCGACATCGTGGGTCACCCGAAAGGCGCGCCCAGCGTGACGGAACTGGACTACATGAATCCGAGCCTCGAGGCGGACGCGATCCGCCGTCACCTCACCATCCTGCGGGAGGTCGCCGTCGTCGAGGAACTCGTGGTAGAGACAGGGAATCGGATTCGAGGCTACCCGTACAAGTTCTATCGGCTGAGCGATGCAGCCCGCGAGTTGTTCGATCGGAACGACCTGTTCCCCCGGGAGGCGTGGCGGCGTCAGTACGCCCGCGTCCAGCGGACCGGCGAAATCAAGGACGTCGAGGAGATGCCCCGCCCGACTGCCGACTGA
- a CDS encoding lysylphosphatidylglycerol synthase transmembrane domain-containing protein, whose amino-acid sequence MTSARRLQAASGWLIITRHPHTRFTRTATRRNRVEYNAPIQRRSISRHGNLLFGDLLFANSVAPSTYLGGEPLAAYLLTRHTGSDYETSFATVSSVDLLNYAPMLPLAGVGLVYFAVTATLGRPTELVLLAVLAVFGALVVSVFHGWRYRRQLVDGAAGVLGGISVRISAIVPGVRAVSPITLHRRFELFVDEVERVTEDQRNLRRALLYSTSGWLCLSLALWLAAYAVGYGIPPEAALFIVPLGAITNILPLPGGLGNVESVFILLLIATAGVPAVEATAVTLLYRAATYWLPLLFGAGSATVSHFARGDRRRRPNFRAREWPSSSCERAVRRGNESGGKVFEKLSRQSGGASPRRP is encoded by the coding sequence ATGACTTCCGCTCGTCGTCTGCAAGCAGCCAGCGGTTGGCTGATTATCACTAGGCACCCACATACTCGTTTCACGCGTACCGCTACCCGCCGAAATCGCGTTGAATACAACGCACCGATCCAGAGGAGATCTATTAGCCGTCATGGAAACCTGCTGTTTGGAGACCTGCTCTTCGCGAACAGCGTCGCTCCATCGACGTATCTCGGTGGCGAACCGCTCGCAGCGTACTTACTGACACGCCACACCGGAAGCGACTACGAAACGAGTTTCGCGACGGTCTCGAGCGTCGACCTGCTCAACTACGCCCCGATGTTGCCGCTGGCGGGGGTCGGGCTGGTGTACTTCGCGGTGACGGCCACCCTCGGTCGACCGACCGAACTCGTACTGCTGGCCGTGCTCGCCGTCTTCGGAGCGCTCGTGGTGAGCGTCTTTCACGGGTGGCGATACCGGCGGCAACTCGTGGACGGTGCGGCCGGGGTCCTCGGCGGCATCTCGGTGCGGATAAGCGCCATCGTACCCGGAGTTCGTGCGGTTTCACCGATAACGTTACACCGTCGCTTCGAACTGTTCGTCGACGAGGTCGAACGAGTAACCGAGGATCAACGCAACCTGAGACGCGCACTACTCTACTCGACGAGCGGCTGGCTGTGTCTCTCGCTCGCGCTCTGGCTCGCCGCGTACGCCGTCGGCTACGGGATTCCGCCGGAAGCCGCCCTGTTCATCGTTCCACTCGGTGCGATAACGAATATTCTGCCGCTTCCGGGAGGGCTGGGAAACGTCGAATCCGTATTCATCCTGTTGCTCATCGCGACGGCGGGCGTTCCCGCCGTCGAGGCGACGGCCGTAACCCTTCTCTACCGCGCGGCGACCTACTGGCTCCCGTTGCTGTTCGGCGCCGGATCGGCCACGGTTTCGCACTTCGCTCGAGGAGACCGTCGACGCCGTCCGAACTTTCGAGCAAGAGAGTGGCCATCGAGTTCCTGCGAGAGGGCCGTCAGAAGGGGAAACGAGAGTGGAGGGAAAGTCTTCGAGAAACTCAGTCGGCAGTCGGGCGGGGCATCTCCTCGACGTCCTTGA
- a CDS encoding DUF6789 family protein, translating into MPRAPILYRAVIRGVKGGFIATAVMTLYRLPIFRALPPTAEFWARFVGDEEAEQYPLHGLVLHFLYGAGAGGVFGPVFAVIDRQTSLDRERLGLITGLAYGFVLSVFGHRVIFVYVLDRELEEDEALVFHVGHAIYGLTLGTWFGSHERFGEVYN; encoded by the coding sequence ATCCCTCGCGCTCCGATATTATATCGTGCTGTGATTCGCGGTGTGAAAGGAGGATTCATCGCGACGGCCGTCATGACGCTGTATCGGTTGCCGATTTTCCGCGCGCTTCCACCGACTGCCGAGTTTTGGGCGCGATTCGTTGGCGATGAGGAAGCCGAACAGTATCCGCTTCACGGGTTGGTCCTCCACTTTCTTTACGGGGCCGGTGCCGGAGGAGTTTTCGGCCCCGTCTTCGCTGTTATCGACCGGCAAACGAGCCTCGACCGAGAGCGGTTAGGACTCATCACCGGGCTCGCGTACGGATTTGTCCTTTCGGTTTTCGGCCATCGTGTCATCTTCGTGTACGTCCTCGATCGAGAGTTAGAGGAGGACGAAGCGCTTGTCTTTCACGTTGGGCATGCGATTTACGGATTGACTCTCGGAACGTGGTTTGGGTCACACGAGCGGTTCGGCGAGGTTTACAATTGA
- a CDS encoding universal stress protein has protein sequence MEQHILVPVDTSSSSESAFEYVLEEIPRPTITLLHVINPLTVFNYVRAEGFDYEKSQQKERERREAVEQIFDGYRSKDAARDREIKTVIEAGNPAERILEYTEDRGVDHIVMGSRGRSGLEEKLLGSVAKDVVKRSSVPVTIVP, from the coding sequence ATGGAACAGCATATCCTCGTTCCGGTGGACACCTCGTCCAGTTCCGAGAGCGCCTTCGAATACGTCTTGGAAGAGATTCCACGGCCGACAATAACCCTCTTGCACGTAATCAATCCACTCACCGTGTTCAACTACGTGCGCGCTGAGGGATTCGACTACGAGAAGTCTCAACAAAAAGAGCGGGAGCGACGCGAAGCCGTCGAACAGATCTTTGATGGGTACCGCAGCAAGGATGCAGCACGTGACCGCGAAATCAAAACGGTCATCGAGGCGGGAAATCCTGCGGAAAGAATCCTCGAGTATACCGAGGACAGGGGCGTGGATCACATCGTGATGGGTAGTCGTGGCAGATCCGGTCTCGAGGAAAAATTACTCGGTAGTGTGGCGAAGGATGTTGTGAAACGATCGTCCGTTCCCGTGACGATCGTTCCGTAG
- a CDS encoding PQQ-dependent sugar dehydrogenase — protein MGNAEGDQDEWIQLFNREDLDNWTPKFTGKSAGEGHKNTFVVEDRLLKVKYDEYDEWDGTFGHLIYDDEFSHYVLRAEYRFVGKQVPGAPDWAYRNNGLMLHGQTPEEMDVSQDYPDSIEVQLLGEADDTDTERPTANVCTPGTHIVMDGDLHEQHCTNSSSDTYRGDQWVTVTVVVRGDQAIRHIVEDDGVVMSYTEPQLEDGTPLEAGTISIQSESHPTEFRSIELKELDPNSPIGDGDPTAPGPDWSTYTKTELASGLERPMAIDVASDGRVFFTTRGPPVEDDENVGTGRVRVIDPETSEITTALELEVYLSGEDGLQGIVLDPDFEQNGWVYLYYSVSTTGTGEDPHKKLSRFTVDGDTIDPASEVNILRVPAAPDPCCHVGGDLEFGPEGNLYISVGDDTSPFESSGYTPIDERDGRVLFDAQRTSANTADLRGSILRITPQDDGSYTVPDDNLFTETRGYGEELADGTVREEIYVMGCRNPFRMSVDHETGILYWADYGPDARQWDVQRGPPGIVEFNRTGEPGYYGWPYVVGPNIPYVDGEFVDADNARGHTFESSGEPFDPQNLVNDSPNNDGLTQLPTPKESNLWYTYLWDALSSSPPDYATEYLPDEPPFPQLEGGAPMGGPVYHSDNYSGDQALPEYFDNKQFIAEWGEDWIRCVSYDENGDVVDIEPFMPNETFLSPMDMMIGPEGALYLLEWGLGYETEGTEHSGIYKITGGETEDDADEEVYTVSIDVKNKINPKSRGVIPVEIAGESEFDPTEIDTEIIRFGTPDEVETGGGASPAHGGHTSADGSVMLHFRTQETGVTRDSETMKLVAETADGTPVRGQTNINP, from the coding sequence ATGGGGAACGCCGAGGGTGATCAAGACGAGTGGATTCAGCTCTTCAACAGAGAAGATCTGGATAACTGGACTCCTAAATTCACGGGGAAGTCCGCTGGAGAAGGGCACAAGAATACGTTCGTCGTCGAAGATAGGCTGCTTAAGGTCAAGTACGACGAATACGATGAGTGGGATGGCACCTTCGGCCACCTCATCTACGACGACGAGTTCTCCCATTACGTTCTACGGGCGGAGTATCGTTTCGTCGGGAAACAAGTACCCGGTGCTCCCGATTGGGCTTACAGAAACAACGGGCTGATGCTCCACGGCCAAACGCCGGAGGAAATGGATGTTAGTCAGGACTATCCCGATTCCATCGAGGTCCAATTGCTCGGCGAGGCAGACGACACCGACACTGAACGCCCGACTGCAAACGTCTGTACTCCGGGTACTCACATTGTCATGGACGGAGACTTGCACGAACAACATTGTACCAACTCGAGTTCTGACACCTACCGGGGCGACCAGTGGGTGACCGTAACCGTCGTCGTTCGTGGCGATCAAGCAATCCGTCACATAGTCGAGGACGACGGAGTCGTCATGAGTTATACGGAGCCGCAACTGGAAGACGGTACTCCGCTCGAAGCTGGTACGATCTCCATCCAATCCGAAAGTCACCCGACCGAGTTCCGCTCGATCGAGCTGAAGGAACTCGACCCGAATTCACCCATCGGGGACGGCGATCCGACTGCCCCTGGCCCCGACTGGAGTACGTACACGAAGACGGAACTAGCGTCCGGCCTAGAACGACCGATGGCGATCGATGTCGCCTCCGACGGACGCGTCTTCTTCACCACTCGCGGTCCCCCTGTCGAGGACGATGAGAACGTTGGAACGGGGAGGGTCCGCGTGATCGACCCCGAAACCTCCGAGATTACGACGGCCCTCGAACTCGAGGTCTACCTCAGTGGAGAAGACGGACTGCAGGGTATCGTTCTCGACCCGGACTTCGAGCAAAACGGCTGGGTCTATCTGTATTACTCCGTCTCGACCACCGGAACCGGCGAGGATCCTCACAAGAAGTTGTCGCGATTCACGGTCGACGGAGACACGATCGACCCCGCTTCCGAAGTCAATATTCTCCGAGTGCCGGCCGCGCCCGACCCGTGCTGTCACGTCGGTGGCGACCTCGAGTTCGGTCCAGAAGGGAACCTCTACATCTCGGTCGGTGATGATACCAGTCCGTTCGAATCGAGCGGGTATACGCCGATCGACGAGCGCGACGGACGAGTGCTGTTCGACGCTCAGCGTACGTCGGCCAATACGGCAGATCTCCGCGGAAGTATCCTCCGGATTACGCCACAGGACGACGGCTCATACACGGTGCCTGACGACAATTTGTTCACCGAAACTCGGGGCTACGGTGAGGAACTCGCCGACGGAACGGTCCGCGAAGAGATCTACGTGATGGGCTGTCGCAATCCCTTCCGGATGAGCGTCGATCACGAGACCGGTATCCTGTACTGGGCTGACTACGGTCCCGACGCACGTCAGTGGGACGTCCAGCGTGGGCCACCCGGGATCGTAGAGTTCAACCGGACCGGTGAACCCGGTTACTACGGATGGCCGTACGTCGTCGGGCCGAATATCCCGTACGTTGACGGAGAGTTCGTCGATGCAGATAACGCACGAGGTCACACCTTTGAGTCGTCGGGTGAGCCGTTCGATCCGCAGAATTTGGTTAACGACTCTCCGAACAACGATGGACTTACGCAGCTTCCGACGCCCAAAGAATCGAATCTCTGGTACACGTATTTGTGGGATGCCCTCTCGAGTTCCCCGCCAGACTACGCGACGGAATATCTTCCCGACGAACCACCGTTCCCGCAACTGGAAGGTGGGGCCCCGATGGGAGGGCCGGTGTATCACTCCGATAACTACTCGGGGGATCAAGCGCTGCCCGAGTACTTCGATAACAAACAATTCATCGCAGAATGGGGTGAAGACTGGATACGGTGCGTCTCTTACGATGAAAACGGTGACGTAGTTGATATTGAGCCGTTTATGCCAAACGAGACGTTCCTGTCTCCGATGGATATGATGATCGGACCAGAGGGGGCACTGTATCTCCTCGAGTGGGGTCTCGGATACGAGACCGAAGGGACCGAACACTCAGGCATCTACAAAATCACGGGCGGTGAGACCGAAGATGATGCGGACGAGGAGGTCTACACGGTTTCGATCGATGTGAAGAATAAGATCAATCCGAAGAGCAGAGGTGTGATCCCCGTCGAGATCGCTGGTGAATCGGAATTTGACCCGACCGAGATAGATACCGAGATTATCCGATTCGGAACGCCAGATGAAGTTGAAACGGGCGGGGGAGCATCGCCAGCGCACGGCGGACATACGTCCGCAGATGGCTCCGTTATGCTCCACTTCAGAACGCAGGAAACGGGAGTCACGAGAGACAGTGAAACAATGAAGCTCGTCGCTGAGACAGCAGACGGAACGCCAGTCCGAGGCCAGACAAACATAAATCCATAA
- a CDS encoding YqaA family protein, with translation MFQSKLAEPFELSREFFVSLGVPGLFAVAFLEFFLLPVPPDLVLIPLAVATPELALVYAAVMTGGSVSAGLVGYTIGRKGGRPAVESRFAGKWVKRTETYFEKYGSVTLAVGAFAPIPEGYELLSISSGALGVDLRSYLIASLIGRGGRYFLEALLVLALGEAVQTLSEVQLYALLGAVAVTVITAYLTRRWWYPK, from the coding sequence ATGTTCCAATCCAAACTTGCAGAACCCTTCGAGCTATCCCGCGAGTTCTTCGTGTCGCTGGGAGTACCGGGACTGTTTGCCGTCGCATTCTTGGAATTCTTTCTCCTTCCCGTACCCCCGGATCTCGTACTCATTCCTCTTGCGGTTGCTACCCCGGAACTCGCTTTGGTCTACGCTGCGGTAATGACCGGAGGATCGGTCAGCGCTGGTCTCGTCGGATATACTATCGGCCGAAAAGGGGGTCGTCCCGCCGTCGAATCGCGGTTCGCCGGTAAATGGGTCAAACGCACAGAAACCTACTTCGAGAAATACGGCTCGGTGACCCTGGCCGTTGGAGCGTTTGCCCCGATCCCCGAAGGATACGAACTGCTCTCGATCAGCTCGGGCGCGTTGGGGGTTGATCTCCGGTCGTACCTCATCGCATCACTAATCGGTCGCGGGGGGAGGTATTTCTTAGAAGCGTTGCTGGTGCTGGCGCTCGGCGAGGCTGTCCAGACGCTGTCTGAGGTCCAGCTCTACGCGCTCCTCGGGGCGGTTGCGGTCACTGTAATTACGGCGTATCTCACCCGACGATGGTGGTACCCGAAATAA
- a CDS encoding family 16 glycoside hydrolase, with product MSDSNQADTGGSSASGRSTNRRKVLQGLGTIGLGSSFVGVGQATGNRSGKGHSERGANEIPISTQFYSYAENSDFSVAELIRESANAGYDAVEPFMLDDEEEIAAALEETGLELSTAHVGIDELEADFEETVETYSEFGADALIHAYEGGGTWESEESVIAWAERVNEMADRVADEGLEFGYHNHAHEFVEIDGTYAFDIFAEHINENVHLQLDVGWALVGGANPVSVLNRHSESIKSLHMKDMTTDGEFTEIGEGDVDMEAIANVAREAGDVDYLVYEYDAAPNPIESLYTGAQYLERWNGPQHRSGAPSEEWPPRVVPGAEGLSADPPSDATILWDGEEATLDGWQHYPDGGDAEWIEHDDYFEVNLGTGDIQPEESMGDCHLHLEWRVPEGLEGEGQGPGNSGVFMMETYEFQILQSYDNPTYPSGYAGSFYKFQEGGGSAPLVLPIRPPGEWQEYDLIWRGPRFEDGELVRYPQATLFFNGVAVQTHFDVPGPVWWDTLYDFDHEEFGHPRDDDGRFLERVPFNLQDHGGDQDEVHFRNIWYRDLPEDPVEIDEPDAMPQYDSSGGAYEEPEQIEPGGAGTTGDAPEDADVLIDNELTLEPGDGDWESDDEYGDAQFHVEYRVPEDVEECGVDRGNSGVLMMGEYEIQIVDTYYNDVDADEWAGAYTDQAEPHHDAVREPGEWQQLDILWQGPRFDGDEVRPAQVTALLNGVAVQTRLSVDGPNADGTLGEYEEHASELPLRLQEGTSRVQFRNTWARSLD from the coding sequence ATGAGCGATTCAAATCAGGCAGATACGGGAGGATCCAGTGCTAGTGGCCGCTCGACGAACCGTCGGAAAGTTCTCCAAGGGCTCGGTACCATCGGCCTCGGAAGTTCGTTCGTCGGAGTCGGACAGGCGACGGGGAACAGATCCGGTAAAGGGCACTCCGAGCGCGGGGCGAACGAAATTCCGATTTCCACCCAATTCTACTCGTACGCCGAGAATTCGGATTTTTCGGTCGCGGAACTCATCCGGGAGAGTGCCAACGCCGGGTACGACGCGGTCGAACCCTTCATGCTGGACGATGAGGAGGAGATCGCTGCCGCACTCGAGGAGACGGGCCTGGAACTGTCCACTGCACACGTCGGCATCGATGAGCTCGAAGCGGACTTCGAAGAGACGGTCGAGACCTACTCGGAGTTCGGCGCTGACGCGCTTATCCACGCCTACGAGGGCGGCGGGACGTGGGAGAGCGAGGAGTCCGTTATCGCGTGGGCTGAGCGAGTCAACGAGATGGCGGATCGCGTCGCCGACGAGGGACTCGAGTTCGGCTATCACAACCACGCTCACGAGTTCGTAGAGATCGACGGGACGTACGCGTTCGATATCTTCGCCGAGCACATCAACGAGAACGTCCACCTCCAACTCGACGTTGGATGGGCCCTCGTCGGTGGAGCGAATCCGGTCTCGGTCCTCAACAGGCACAGCGAATCCATCAAGTCACTCCACATGAAGGATATGACTACCGATGGAGAGTTTACGGAGATCGGCGAGGGCGACGTCGATATGGAGGCGATCGCGAACGTCGCTCGAGAGGCCGGGGATGTAGATTATCTCGTCTACGAGTACGACGCGGCGCCGAACCCCATCGAATCCCTCTACACCGGCGCCCAATACCTCGAAAGATGGAACGGACCGCAACATCGAAGCGGAGCCCCCTCCGAAGAGTGGCCGCCCCGCGTAGTGCCCGGTGCCGAAGGGCTCAGCGCAGACCCGCCGTCGGACGCGACGATCCTGTGGGACGGTGAGGAGGCCACCCTCGACGGCTGGCAACACTATCCCGATGGAGGTGACGCTGAGTGGATCGAGCACGACGATTACTTCGAAGTCAATCTCGGAACCGGCGATATCCAACCCGAGGAGTCGATGGGTGACTGTCACCTCCACCTCGAGTGGCGAGTCCCCGAAGGCTTAGAGGGAGAAGGTCAAGGCCCCGGGAACAGCGGCGTCTTCATGATGGAGACCTACGAGTTCCAGATCCTCCAGAGTTACGACAACCCCACGTACCCGAGCGGTTACGCCGGATCGTTCTACAAGTTCCAGGAGGGAGGTGGCAGCGCGCCGCTAGTCCTCCCGATCCGACCGCCGGGCGAGTGGCAGGAGTACGACCTCATCTGGCGCGGTCCGCGCTTCGAGGACGGCGAACTCGTGCGTTACCCCCAGGCGACGCTCTTTTTCAACGGTGTGGCCGTCCAAACTCACTTCGACGTCCCGGGCCCCGTCTGGTGGGACACGCTGTACGACTTCGATCACGAGGAGTTCGGCCATCCGCGGGACGACGACGGACGATTCCTCGAGCGGGTCCCCTTCAACCTGCAGGACCACGGCGGCGACCAGGACGAGGTCCACTTCCGGAATATCTGGTACCGCGACCTGCCCGAAGATCCCGTCGAGATAGACGAGCCCGATGCGATGCCTCAGTACGACAGTTCGGGCGGCGCCTACGAGGAGCCCGAGCAGATCGAGCCCGGTGGAGCGGGAACGACCGGCGACGCACCCGAAGACGCCGACGTGTTGATCGATAACGAGCTAACGCTCGAACCGGGCGACGGCGACTGGGAGAGCGACGACGAGTACGGCGACGCGCAGTTCCACGTCGAGTACCGTGTCCCCGAAGACGTCGAGGAGTGCGGCGTAGATCGGGGCAACAGCGGCGTCTTGATGATGGGCGAGTACGAAATCCAGATCGTCGATACCTATTACAACGACGTCGACGCCGACGAGTGGGCCGGCGCCTACACGGACCAAGCCGAACCCCACCACGACGCCGTCCGCGAACCCGGCGAGTGGCAACAACTCGACATTCTCTGGCAGGGGCCGCGCTTCGACGGTGACGAGGTCCGCCCGGCACAGGTGACGGCGCTGCTCAACGGTGTCGCCGTCCAGACGCGGCTCTCGGTCGATGGACCGAACGCCGACGGCACGCTCGGCGAGTACGAAGAACACGCGTCCGAACTGCCGCTCCGCCTTCAAGAGGGCACCAGCCGAGTACAGTTCCGAAACACGTGGGCGCGTTCGCTCGACTGA
- a CDS encoding multicopper oxidase domain-containing protein — MKAAAIAGITGMSGVASGRDGISDEVIELEGEITGWTGVSPEEVKGETNPTLSLVAGEEYVVEWTNVDGSAHNFAIVDSDSDEILSSELLTGEGETQTVEFTATDEMAEYRCQPHPNSMAGKISTGTDDEPDQNPGQNPSSPDLEKYVQPLPIPEVREPDGKRRGADYYDVPITEFTQSLHPDLPDTRLWGFDGVFPGPIIKASRNRRAKLRFDNSDLPEDHLLNVDERIGGTSPEDYPDYDGPVPEVRTATHLHGLNIEPESDGQSRAWTSPGGVTGPEFAKEVQDVPNRQSRMSSVYHDHARGITRLNVYAGLAGFYFIESQKEEQLNLPSGEYDVPLLLQDRTFNEDGSLYYPESFVSEFAGDTAVVNGAVWPYLEVEPRRYRFRIVNGSNGRAFGLRLGTESDTDAPLLYQIAPDQGFLESVVPIGSRGNLESLVLTPFERADVIVDFSDYAGETFTVTNSAEFPYMGQNEGSDLEELLQIRVSESDAGVEDTSSDPTGLALPSRREYTEESAKEVRKMTLDMSMDGDLPVNLLNNTRGHDEDAVVKPQLGTTEIWELENNTGHTHPIHLHLVGFEILGRGPDGTDDPGPNELGEKDVVRVDPDETVRIITQFGDFSGRYPWHCHILEHEDHDMMLPFEVVRGKSHNKGKNGRSNGNK, encoded by the coding sequence ATGAAAGCAGCCGCTATCGCCGGAATTACCGGCATGAGTGGTGTGGCCAGTGGTCGGGACGGTATTAGTGATGAGGTAATCGAACTCGAGGGAGAGATTACGGGCTGGACCGGAGTTTCGCCAGAAGAAGTGAAAGGAGAGACGAATCCCACTCTTTCGTTAGTTGCAGGTGAGGAATACGTTGTCGAATGGACGAACGTCGATGGTTCTGCTCATAACTTCGCAATCGTCGATTCCGATAGTGATGAAATACTTAGCTCTGAGTTGCTCACCGGCGAGGGAGAGACGCAGACCGTCGAGTTCACTGCGACTGACGAAATGGCCGAATACCGCTGTCAGCCCCACCCCAACTCGATGGCGGGGAAGATCAGTACCGGTACCGACGACGAACCGGATCAGAATCCGGGGCAGAATCCGTCATCGCCCGACCTCGAGAAATACGTTCAGCCGCTACCGATCCCGGAAGTGAGAGAGCCTGACGGAAAGCGCAGAGGTGCAGATTATTACGACGTTCCCATAACAGAGTTCACACAGAGCCTCCACCCGGATCTTCCGGATACGAGGCTCTGGGGCTTCGACGGCGTTTTCCCTGGACCGATTATTAAGGCTTCGCGGAATCGACGGGCGAAGCTACGTTTCGATAACAGTGATCTTCCCGAGGACCACCTCCTCAATGTTGACGAACGGATCGGAGGAACCTCTCCGGAAGATTACCCCGACTACGACGGACCGGTTCCGGAGGTTCGGACGGCGACCCATCTCCACGGACTGAACATCGAACCGGAGAGCGACGGGCAATCACGTGCGTGGACGTCTCCTGGCGGAGTCACGGGTCCAGAGTTTGCCAAGGAGGTACAAGACGTCCCGAATCGTCAGTCCCGGATGTCGTCAGTGTATCACGATCACGCGCGTGGTATCACTCGGCTCAACGTCTACGCTGGACTGGCCGGCTTCTACTTTATCGAGAGTCAGAAAGAAGAGCAACTCAACTTACCGAGCGGAGAATACGACGTCCCGCTTCTCCTGCAAGATCGGACGTTTAACGAGGATGGATCGTTGTACTATCCCGAATCCTTCGTCTCGGAGTTCGCCGGCGACACCGCCGTCGTCAACGGCGCCGTATGGCCTTATCTGGAGGTTGAGCCTCGTCGCTACCGCTTCCGTATAGTCAACGGCTCGAACGGCCGCGCGTTTGGTCTCCGACTCGGAACTGAGTCCGATACCGACGCTCCACTACTGTACCAGATTGCTCCAGATCAAGGGTTCTTAGAGAGCGTAGTTCCGATCGGGTCGCGAGGAAACCTCGAGTCGCTCGTCCTCACTCCGTTCGAGCGCGCAGATGTTATCGTCGACTTTTCTGACTACGCCGGCGAGACCTTCACCGTCACTAATAGTGCCGAGTTCCCGTACATGGGTCAAAACGAGGGAAGCGATCTCGAAGAACTCCTCCAGATCAGAGTCTCCGAATCGGATGCGGGTGTAGAGGATACGAGCTCGGACCCGACGGGATTAGCGTTGCCGTCTCGCCGGGAATACACCGAAGAGTCCGCAAAGGAAGTCCGAAAGATGACTCTCGACATGTCCATGGACGGCGATCTACCCGTGAATCTACTAAATAATACGAGGGGACACGACGAAGATGCCGTAGTGAAACCGCAATTGGGAACGACTGAAATCTGGGAGCTCGAGAATAACACCGGTCACACGCACCCGATTCACCTTCACTTAGTCGGATTCGAAATCCTCGGGCGCGGCCCGGACGGAACCGATGATCCCGGTCCGAACGAACTGGGAGAAAAAGACGTCGTTCGCGTCGATCCAGACGAGACGGTGCGAATCATCACACAGTTCGGAGATTTTTCCGGACGGTACCCGTGGCACTGTCACATCCTCGAGCACGAAGACCACGATATGATGCTTCCGTTCGAGGTCGTTCGAGGGAAGTCTCATAATAAGGGAAAGAACGGGAGATCGAACGGAAATAAATAG